The segment ATCGTCGCCGTTAATCAGCCGGCGGACCATGTCGGCAATCTGTTTTCCGACGCCCTGACGGGTGGACTGGATCACCGACGCCACGTCGATATCCACGATACTGTCCTGCGGCAGTCCGTCGTAGACCACCAGCGACACGGAGTTGTCGCCGGATAAACGCCCCAGCTGTGCGAGCGCCATCGCCGCCCCGTCGCCGTGGGTGTTGCAGTCGGTGACGATCGCCGTAGGCGGCTGCGGCAGGGCAAGCAGCTCTTTCGTGGTGGCATACCCCACGCGGAGCGACGGCGGCATGGCGCGTAGCCATTCGCTGGAAAGCCCGGCTTCCCGCAGGGCGTCCAGATAGCCCTGACGGCGCTGGGTGATAAATGCCTGATTATTGCTTTCGCCGAGCAGCGCGATACGCTGATGGCCTTTCTCAATCAGCCAGCGGGTAGCATTGTACGTACCGGCATAGTTATCGAAATCAAACCACGCGTAAGGCTGCGGCAGCTGGCTACGCCCGAGCGCCAGGAAAGGGAACCCGGCGGCCTGCAGCTGCTCAAGACGCGGATCGCGATCCAGCGTATGCGCCACAATCAGCGCGTCGACGCGCCGGCTTTGCACCATGCGCATATAGC is part of the Oceanidesulfovibrio indonesiensis genome and harbors:
- a CDS encoding substrate-binding domain-containing protein; its protein translation is YMRMVQSRRVDALIVAHTLDRDPRLEQLQAAGFPFLALGRSQLPQPYAWFDFDNYAGTYNATRWLIEKGHQRIALLGESNNQAFITQRRQGYLDALREAGLSSEWLRAMPPSLRVGYATTKELLALPQPPTAIVTDCNTHGDGAAMALAQLGRLSGDNSVSLVVYDGLPQDSIVDIDVASVIQSTRQGVGKQIADMVRRLINGDD